A region of the Stieleria neptunia genome:
CTGACATTGAAGGGCTGTCGTCGCGTGTCGCAGGGTCAAGATAGAAACCAGATACATTTAGAAAACTTCGTGAAGTCCGACCCGCGTTCCAACCTACAAGACACCATGACAGGGCGTTATCAAGAATTTGTCAACGCACGGTGACAATCGATGCATAAGACGTTCGTTTGCTGCGGTTTTCAGATGCAATGCTAAAGCGCACTCTAAGTCCGATTCGGCATTTGATGAAATTCTTGGGTAGTTGATGAAGCCTTTCCGTTTGTCCCAGCTATTTGGATTGACATTTCCTGCGATTCAATAGATTGGGCAGGCGTTCAGCATAGAGCCTGAATTCGACTGGGCGAGTTGCCGCCGACACCGGAAATTGATTTTCACGGGCATCAACTCGGTCGTCGATCTTTATCACTACTTTGGAGACTGCTATGAAATTGAAGACTTCGCTGTTCGCAGCACTGGTGGCGATCGCGGCTTGCGTCACCACCGCAACCGACGCCTCGGCTGTCCAGCTGTCCGCGTGGGACATGTTCGGCCAACCTGGAACCCAAGCGACGACTCCTACGTCGTCTTCGGCTGCCAACATCACCGGCACCGACATGACCCGTGGCGCTGGACTCAGCACCTCGGGTGCAGGAAATGCGATGAGTTCCAGCAGTTGGGGAAGCACCGCTGCTTCCCCCGCCGTTGATACTGAGTATTTCTCGTTCGGCTTCAACGTTGACACCGGTTTTCAGGTCGATCTGGACGAGTTGATCATCGGCACCCGATCTTCGAACACCGGTCCAGGAACCATCGGCGTTTACAGTAACCAAGACGGTTTCACCACGGCGCTGGCGACGATCGTTCAGCAGGGGTCGGACTTCGCGAATAGCATCATCGACCTCTCGAGCTTGACGGGCGTCACCGGCACGCTCGAACTGCGACTGATCGAAATCGGCAACACGCAAGCCGACGGAAGTGGAACCACTTCCAACGGCGGGACGTTCCGCGTCGTCGACTATTACGACGGATCAAACTTCGTCGATACCCAATTGACCGGTACCGTCAGCGCTGTCCCCGAGCCGGGCGCGCTGGCTGGAATTTTCAGCCTCGGACTGGTCGGCGCCGCCGTCGGTCGTCGCCGTCGTCGCTAAGCGATCTCGTTGAACTTGCAATTGAAAAACGCGTGTCGTACTGACGGCACGCGTTTCTTTTAGCTATTTCGGAACGGCTTCTTCGAGCGCAGTCGCGCTATCTCCAACGCCCCGATGTGTTCGATAGTGGAGTCTGTCCGTGTATTGTGATTTTATCCGATGCGCTGTCTGTCTCGTGCTTTTCTCGACAACCTCAACGTTCTTGTCGCAACCGGCGTGCAACGCAGCGATGCTGGTGTTCGGTTACGACCCTGCGAGGCATGATCGCTTTCAGAATGATTCGCTCTTTCTCGGAAGTGAGTTCAACTGGTCGGGCGTCGGCCGTGGGAATCGGTGGGCGGTACTGGTCAGCGATTCCTATGTGTTGGGAGCTGCCCATTCGGCACCTTCGATCGGTTCAACGATCGAGTTTTATCCGACCAATGACCCTAGCGACGGCGTGGTCCTTCGCACCGTGATCGGGGCCCAGCAGATCGGGCAAAGCGATCTCTGGTTGGGCCAGCTTGATCGTCCGGTCGGTGGGCTGGGTCAAGACGACTCGATGTTATCGGGCGGCGACTCGGGCGGGCCGACCTTTACCATCGTCAACGGAAAACCCGTTCTGGTGGGAATTCACTGGTTCACGTACGACGATGGCAACGGGGGAATCGGATCGGCGGACTCGATCGTTGCCGACGTTTCGCAAATCGCTGCGCTCAACGCGGCGATGAATGGTGAATCGCTCAGCCTCGTGAATCTAACCGTTCTGGCGGGTGACATGAACGCGGACGGTGTGGTCGACAACCTTGACGTCGGCCCGTTTGCGATCGCCCTGCTGGACCGAATGACATTCGCCCAAGCGTATCCCGAGGTCGATCCAGACGTGACGGGCGACTTCAACGGCGACGGAGTCCTGACGAACAGCGACATCGATGGTTTTAGCCGCGTCGTCGCCGTCGACTGAGAGTTGTGATCGGAGGCAAAGCCGGTGTTTCATCGGGACGCGATACGAAATGACGCGCTCAGAGACGGAAGCCGCTGCACTTTCGTGACCCTCCAAGTCCGGCCAAGCGTCAAAATTCCAAATTCTGCAAAGTTTCGCTTCCATCTCGAGTGCCGATCGCGCGCCACAGCGTCAAATCGATCTGATCAGCGACATATCGAACGGAGCCGTCCATCAGCATCACGTTCACGCCACCATTGTGCATGCTCCTTGCGGAAATGATTGCCGCTTCACCGGGAACGTCCGCAATGGCACTGGCGGCTCCACAATCCTGACCTTGCCAATTCGGTGGTGCCATATGGTTGTACATCGTTGACGAATAGGCTGCCGTGGCCCAACCGTTGGAATAGTCGCTTCCGGGAAGCCACAATCCCATTGAAAAAAAGTTAAACGAGCTGGAAACGGGGGTGTAATTCAGACAGTCCTGAAACATTTCTTCGGTATCGCTGACGAAAGAAATGATGCGACGAGGTTTGGTAATCGTGTCCGATTTCGACGGAAATCCACTCAAGCCACTTCCCTTCGTGCGTTCGGCGAAACCAACGGTATGGCTTAGCCCGTCCAAGAATGCCGCAGCACTGAGCGGTCGCCCGATCGTGAACGCACCATTCCCTTCGACCAGCGGAGTCCTGCACCCTTGTAAACAATTGTTATCCGTCCAGTCATCCGCCCCCTGGTACGGAGTGGAACCTCCAAAGTTGTAGCGGTAATTGTTCTCGGTGGGGCGGTCAAATGAATTTGCGTCCGAGGGGCAAACGTAAAGCCCGACGTTCTTGCTAAAGGCTTCATAGTTCGGGTGGGCCGGTGTGCCATCGACCGTCAGACGCGGCGAGTTCAGTGCACTGAAATCGACCAGATCATAAACATTCCCCTGCTCGATATATGGCAAAATCGCCAAGTGCACGGATCGATTTCCATACCACATTGATCCCCAAACGGACATGTAGTTTGTGTATGTCCAGGGAAACACCTCCCCATTGGTGATCCGATCTGGTCTCAAGCGACCGTGCGGAAACGTCTTGAAGGCGGAATGGTAGTTGTGCAACGCCAGGCCGATTTGCTTCAGTTTGTTACTGCACTGCATCCGTCGAGCGGCTTCCCTGGCGCTTTGCACCGCGGGTAGAAGTAAACCGACCATCACACCGATGACCGCGACGACCACGAGCAACTCGATTAGCGTAAAACCGTTCGGCTTCGATTTTCGCGCACGATCGTACCCCAGACCGCTGTTTGATTGTATTCCCATCAAAAATCCCTTTGTTAGTGAACGGCTTCGACCGGCCCTAAATAGAACGGCGATCACCGCCCCGTTTGTGTGTTGATTTTGTTCGTCAATAGCCTCGGTTAGGATATGGATTTCCCGGCAATTCGGACGGTCAATTCGTGTTGAGATTTCATGAATTCGACGTTTCGAAACTCAGAAGACCACGCGATTGACTCGCTTTTCTTGCGTTCGCGCCCGACGTTCATCACGGCTTCATCGCTCGAATGAATGATCCGTTAATGCGTCGGAATTTGGATTGAGCAACCTGCGGTCCCCTCTATCATTCCGCCCGCCGGGACCGAGTCCGCATGATCATTGCGGACCCTTGCGTTTCCGGAAACGTCTCGTCGCTTTGATCAGCCTTGTCAGCTTCGTTGCTCAAGATGCTCGAAGGACGACAAACATCCTCTCGACCAAGAAAAGGGAGCCATTAAGAATGGCACGTTACAAACTGCGATTGCTTGCACTTGCTGCTGCAGCTGCACTCTCTGCACCGGCCCACGTGACGGCACAAGACGTCACCGGGCAAGATGATTTCGGAAGCGGATTCAGTGGCGGTACGCCAACAGGCGGAAACCAAGTGTTCTCCTCTCGCGCCGTCAGCCCTAACAACCAGGGCAACTTCGGCTTCAGCGGGGCTCCGGGTGTTTTCCCGACCAGCTTTTTCGACTACTTCGGAATCAGTGATCGTCGAATCAACTTCGACGTCGCAGATGATTCCGCGTCGTCATTCCCGCCGGACAGCTTGGGTTTCGCCGGCGACAGCGGCACCCCCGAAGATTGTTTGAACTTCTTCGTGATGTCGGATCTGACCAACCCCGCCAATCCAAGCGGTCTTGGCCAGGCTACCTGGGAGTTCGACACCAGCGCCCCGGTGAATCCGTCGCACCCTTATGACGTTCACCGCATCTCGATCGACATGATCGGATATGGAGACTTCGAGTCTGACGACAATCTGATCTGGAGTGCCGGCGCAGCGACTCCTCCGGCGGTTCCCTCGCTGAGCACGTTCCTGGAATTCGGTCTGACCGCCGGTCAAGATTCCGCGGACATCCTCTACGAAGTCACGATGGACGGGGGATCGACCTACGGCAAGTTCTTCACACCATTCTTCGAAGTCGACGAATGGAACTGCTTGCTGGCCAATGGCGCTGGATCGGTCTGCCCTCAAACGGGCGGCACCGTGTTCTTCCATCCGTTGGACAACGGTGGCGCAGGTGACGATGGCGTTGCATTTAACGGCTTCATCCTGGAGCCGATCGCCGGTGATCCGAACAACGTCGAACGCGCCTACAACGTGACCAACGTAAACGGCAACTTCGACGAGCTTGAACGTGAAGCTTACAAAGATCCGTTGATCGAGCAATTGCAAGGCAACTTGGCCCAATTGGACAACGAAAAGCAAACCTTCACGTTTGTCATCAAAGAAACCGGCGACGTTTTGACGCTGGAAATGCTCGCGACCCAGAACAGCACCCTGGAAGTTATCGCGTTCGACAACATCCTGGTCGAATCTGCAGTTCTGGGTGATGCCAACGGCGACGGAGTTCTCGACAACTTCGACATCATTCCCTTCGGCGAAGCCTTGCTCGATCCGGTCGGCTATGCAGCCAATTTCCCGAACGCCGATCCCAACTTCGTTCTGGATTTCGACTGCAACGGTCAGCTGGACAACTTCGACATCACTCCGATGTCGAACAAGTTGCTGGGCAACTAGTTCTACCGTTTTACGTTTCGTGTGATCCTTTCCCTTTCGTGTTTGATTTTCTTTTTGGAGACTATGATGAAGAAACTGATCTTCGCAGCTGTCGCTGCAATGCTTTGCTTTTCCAGTTCGGCACAAGCTTTGGAAATTTTCCTCAGCACGTCTGCCGTCGACCCCAACGCCGGCACCAACCTGAACCTTGTCGAAGGCGGTCCCGGTGGGTCACTGTTCGTTTGGGTGAATAACGACGAACCGACCACGATCGAAGGCCTTTCGCTGGACATCACCAGTGATACCCCCGGTGTTGCGGGTGCAACCGCGCACCTGATCAATGACCCGGGCGGACGTTGGTTCGCCAGCACGCCTGGCGTTCTGGGTGACGCTCCCCTGGTCGACGATTCGAACGCCTTCAACTTCTTCGGTGGCTTCCCGCAAGGGTTGGCTCTGCACAGCGAAGTTCAAGTTGATCCGATCGCAGCCGGTGTTACCACGGTCGGATTCGCCACCGGTAACAGCGGAATCGCGGTCGGTGGTATCCCGCCTCAAACGGAAAACTTTGGAACCGGGACCATCACCGTTGCTCCCGTTCCGGAACCCGGCACGATGGCGGGACTCGCTTCGATCGCAATGGTCGGATGCGGTCTGGTTGCACGCCGCCGCCGCAGCTAGTTCACAACTGAGCTAATTAACAATCGATTCCAGGACAAAATCGTCCCGGCGTCTACTGGGGCGGAATGCATTGTCGTTCCGCCCCTCGCTCCATCCATCACCGAACCAACTCTGCACGTGACATATCTTCTCGGCCAATTGAAGTAACACGCACGAAGACTTCATGCGAGCCGCCTACCATTGGTCCTTTCTTAACCATCTCGCTGTTCACCCATCTCTACAACTCAAATGAAACGATTTTTCCTCACGGTTCTGGCCACTCTCAGCTTTGCCAGTCTGTCAAGCGCCGACGTCATCGTTACTTTCAGCACATCAAGGACGGACCCCAACGCGGGAACCGAACTGACGCTCAACGCGGGTGAAGTCGCAGGCAGTCTGTTCGTGTTCGTCGAAAACACCTCAGCCACGACCATCGAGGGGCTGGCACTCGACTTCCAAAGCGAAACGCCAGGCATCCTCACGGCGTCGGCTCACTTGATCGAAAACCCCGCTGGTCGCTGGTTCGCAAGCACTCCCGGCGCACTGGGAGAAAACCCTCTGGTTGAAAACTCGAACGCGTTCAATTTCTTCGGCGGATTCCCCATCGGCGGCCCGCTTCTTCACAGCGAGCTTCAACTTGACGCGATCGGAACCGGCACGACACTGGTCAGCGCCGCAGAGGGCGCGTCCGGGATCGCCGTTGGCGGCCAGCGTGTCCCGCTCAGCTTCGGATCCGCAACGGTCAACGTGGTCAGCGCGATCCCCGAACCGAGCAGTGCGATCGCGTTGCTGGCGATCGGCGGGACGGTGCTGGTTCGTCGCAATCGCCGTCGCTAACGAGGCGGGTTCGGTTCAGACCGAACTCCCGTGTCTTTGTTGGGGCCGTTTTTCGTTCGCGCATTCGGTGCGTTTCACAGGAAGCTTGTATGTTTTCTTCACGGATCATTTCTCATCGGTGTGCGACCGGATGGTATTTCATCGTCGCGTTGGTCGTGTCGATTTGGGTGCCGGACACGCCGGCCGTCGGTCAGCTGCGGATTTGCACCTTCAATACATTGTCAAAGCCGGCAAATGCCACCGATGACGCTCAACTGCGGACGATCGTTTCGGCGATCGCCGGCCGGTCCGTCAACGGGATTGCGAAGCGTCCAGACATCATTGCGCTGCAAGAGCAGGACTCGGTTCTGGATACGACGAATTCCGCCGCAGCTGATTTAAACTCTGAATTCGGCATCAATTTCTATCAGTCGATCATGCTTTCTTCAGGTTCCTTCCGCCAAGCCTATGTGTACGATTCGTCGGTGGTGACGCCGATTTCTTCGTCCGAGTTCTTTATCGGCATCCGAGTCGCGTTGCGTACCCAATGGCAGCTGGTCGGATACGATGCCGGATCGACGTTCTATACGTACTGTGTCCACTTTAAAGCCGGCGATTCGGTGGGAGACCTCTATCTCCGCAACAGCGAAGCAACGAATTTGCGTGCCGACGCGGATGCACTGGGCCCAGGTGCTCATGTGATCTACATGGGCGACTTCAATTTCGCCGGCCACGATGAAGATTCAGTGCTGACGATGTATTCCGCCGGGAACGCTCAAGCCTACGACCCGGTCGCACTTCCGACTTGGCCGAACCTTACCTCGCGTCACTACCTATCACAGTCGACCCGCCTGAATGCGCTGCCCGATGGCGGTGCATTTGGGGGCATCGACGATCGGTTCGATTTACAACTGATTTCCGATGCAATGCTCGATGGCGAGGGGATCAGCTACCTCGGTCCGACGTCGACGGGATTTGTGGGAGCTCACTCCTACCATGCCTTCGGAAACGACGGGCTCGTCTATAACGGCGCCATCAACGGGTTTTACAACGGTCGTGAGCAGCCGGCGGTCGTCCTTGATGCGCTTCATGATTTTTCAGACCACTTGCCGGTGATCGCCGACTACCAGTTTCCCGCTCGAATGCAAGTGATCGCCGATCCGTCTCCCATCTCTGCCGTGCAAGGGTCTCTCGTACCGATCTCATTTTCCGTTGAAAACACGGCCCCCGTGACGGCTGCCATTGCTGCCGATGAGCTCGACTATGACTTTGGAACGACAGGCGATCTCACCGGTTCGGGCGTTGGGACGGCCGACGCACTTGCGGGGGCTCAATCCAAATCAGTTTCGCTCGACACGACATCCCTCGGCTCTCGAACCGCAGCGCTTACCGTGATGACATTCAGCCAGCAAGCGGCCGGCGCCACGTTTGTCGAGAACTACAGCTTTTTCGTCACCGTTCTCGGCGATATGAACGGAGATTTCGTCGTCGACAATTTTGATATTTCTCCATTCGCAGACGCGCTTTTGGACCCCGCCGCATACGCCGCCTCGTTCCCGATGATCGACCCCGATGTGATTGGCGATTTTAACGGGAATGGTGAATTGGATAACTTCGACATCGACGGCTTTGCGGACGAGTTGATCAACCCATGAAAAGACTCCACGAATACCGGACATCCTCTCGCTTCGTGATTCACCTTGCTCTCTGCGGAATGATGTTCTTCTGTGGTTGCGGAAGCCGCGAAGCAGTCCGCCTGGCCGATGAACGGCGAAGTTCACAGTCGGCGTATGACCAAGCGACGGCACTGTTCAACGAAGAGCAATTCGAGTCTGCAGAAAGGCTCTATGCCGAAGCTCTCTCCGGCCAACTGCCACCCGACATGGTCGCTCCCGCCATGGTCGCACGCGCCGAATGTTTGGGGGCACTGGGCAACACGGACGACGCATTCGCGCTGCTGGAAGAATGTCGGCAGGGCTTGGAAAGCGACGTCGAATACCACATCGCACGCGGCAAGGTGTTTCTGCGTAGCGGAGATCAGTCGAGCGCAAAACGCGAATTCGGGACCGCCAGGTCCATGGCCGCCAAACAACGCATTCGTGTCCAAATCCCGTCGGTTCGTTGAACGTCATTCCCGACGCACAACCGAACTGTCCATTCCCCTTTCCAGATCAAAACAATGACTTCTCACACACGTTTCGCGTTTCCAATGACAATCGCGTTGGCCACGGTGTTTTGTAATTTTCCGCGAGTACATTGCAATGCCGATGAAGTGGCTCGGGAAAGTCGCTCCGCCGTCGAACAAGGCGAGAAAACCGAAAACGAGCGTCCGATTCGTCGGTATATTCCAAGTGGAATTAACCGAGCGATTCCCCTGCTGCGGCTCAAGGAGGTCCGAGAGGCGATCGAGCTGACCCCGAAACAAGAAAAGGCCTTGCGCGATTCCGCGAGACAAAATGCTGAGCCGAAAGACTCACCAACCGTCAATGATCACGATGATCAAACAGCGACGGGGGCAGACACAACCCGAGAACGCCGAGCGCAATGGGCGAAAACCGCTCGTGAACACCTTGAGGAAATCCTTCATCCGGAACAACTCGAACGACTCTACGAAATCTCGTTGCAGCTCCGGGGCCTGAGTGTGTTGCAGGACCGCGATGTCATGAAAGAACTGAAAATCACGGCCGATCAACGACACGAGATCGTCAACCGTCAGATCTCATTCCTTCGCCGACTTTCAGAAACCGATCTGAAAAAGGCGGATCAGCTCGCGATGAAAACACTGCGTGACGAGATGAACGCGACCGTCCTGAACGTACTCGATGAGGAGCAAACCAAGAAACTCAGCGAAATGAAGGGAGAGAAGTTCGAGATTCCACAGCGATGGCACGCACAAGGTGTCATGATGCAAGAATTGCAAACCCAGCCGGCTTTTCCTTTCGAAAGAACGGCGAATCGTACGGGAATCACACAGCGAAAGCTGAAGGATGTCACCGTGCAACAAAGACGAGGACAGCAACCGCGCGAACGTGAACCCAACATCGAGTAGCGGCCAAAGTGTATCGAAAATGCTCAATTCAGCGAAACAATCGTCGTTCTCCACGATGAGTCATACCGAAGTGTGCGAAACGCTTTACATCTTCGGTGGCGACAGTACCGCCTTGGAGATTTTCGAAACTGCGGAACGAAGTTTTGAAAGCTCATCAATCGAGATTTACCATGTCGTGCCGGCAAACGAAGGTCCGGATGGCGAACGCCGAATCAATATTGAACGACTTGATACGCACGCCGAAGGTCGCCTGGGGGGTTACATCCTTTCAACGGCAAATCCGGCGGTGCGTGATTCGTGTCGTCAGACCGCAGAGGGTCTGGGGCTTTGCCCCATGTCGGTCATCCACCCGTCTGCTACGGTTTCTCGGACAGCTACGATTGGCAACGGCGTCTATGTCGCGGCCCAGGCCGTTGTCTCCGCTCACGCCGTCGTTCACGATCACGTGTTAATCAACTATCACTGTGTGGTTGGTCATCACAGCGAGATCGGACAAGATGCCGTTCTCAATCCGGGAGCCAAGATCGGAGGCCGGTCGGCCGTCGGCAAACGATCGCTGATCGGTGCCAATTCTTTTGTCCACCAGAACCGTCGGATCGGGGATGACGTGATCGTCGATGCGATGACCTACGTCCACCAAGACATCGGTGACGGCCTGTTGATCAGCTGTAGAAACAAAAATGGCCGCCCGTTAAGGCGGCCGTTTTTCCCGCGGAAAGCGGGCGACTAAATGAACCGGTAGCGGACTACGGCAATTTGATTTGCTGTGACCAAGGCTTGTTGTCTTCGTACCATCCCCCCGCTCGTGCGGCGAGATTGAAGACAACGTCAAACCGATTTTCATCAAAAATTTGCGTCAGCGCCTGCCGGTTCTCGATATCGGTTTCGTGGAAACGGAACTGCTCATGTCGCAATGAGTCAAGACGATGCCGCTTCAATTCAGTTGCGTAGTAGTCATTTAGATTGTCGATTCCAACGACGCGATGCCCGTCATCTAGCAATCGTTTGGCGACACGGGACGCAATGAACCCGGCCGCGCCGGTGACGAGGCACGTCATCGGAGCATTCCTATTCGTCATCTTTCAAGTCTTGGGCGTCAAAGGCAGAGAGCGGAGGGTGATCAAGCAGTGTTTCCTGCATCCACAATGAGGTCGGAACCGGTCATCGAACCAGAGGACTCACCGATCAGGAACGCGATGGCGGCCGCAACGTCCTGAACCGACGGTAAACTCTTTGTCGGGCTTCGTCTGCGAATCGTATTCAGCTTTTCTTCGCCGATCGAGGCGGTCATGTCTGTTTCCAGAAACCCCGGAGAGACGCTGTTGACCATGACGTTGGCCTTGCCAAGCTCTCTGGCCAGTGAACGAGTGAATGCGAGCAGCGCGCCCTTGGTCGCCGCATACACTGAAAGTCCGTTGAATCCGGTATGGCCGATGATCGATGCGACATTGACGATCCGTCCTTCACGCTGCATCAACATCGAACGACTGACATACTTGGTGACCATGATGGTCCCGGTAACGTTGACTTCGATCAACTCTTTGATCTGGCTCTCGTGCATCGTTGCGAGGACACCATCGTGCCCCAAAGCAGCGTTGTTGACCAGGCCGTAGATTTCGCCGTGCCGCTTGAC
Encoded here:
- a CDS encoding SDR family NAD(P)-dependent oxidoreductase — its product is MKTILVTGGTRGLGLATVRLLLENGNRVVATGRSLSPALEALIADHQPSNRLHFQRLDLSDLASIKDVIAGIVKRHGEIYGLVNNAALGHDGVLATMHESQIKELIEVNVTGTIMVTKYVSRSMLMQREGRIVNVASIIGHTGFNGLSVYAATKGALLAFTRSLARELGKANVMVNSVSPGFLETDMTASIGEEKLNTIRRRSPTKSLPSVQDVAAAIAFLIGESSGSMTGSDLIVDAGNTA